The following proteins come from a genomic window of Coffea arabica cultivar ET-39 chromosome 11c, Coffea Arabica ET-39 HiFi, whole genome shotgun sequence:
- the LOC113716514 gene encoding uncharacterized protein isoform X1, which translates to MGGCISMPKKRFKSSAKYFRKPRKFRRKIASSVSVAPIEQFTGAEFGRNPSLPGSVSGNNETHASTSCRRSELPNLTLHSTQPQWDHNQVIKNGVFQEEAWFDSVSALDSDSDEDFSSVHGDFFPSLSNATEDIHMNQMAQHENNSWFGSEHRSDKNFQTIDCGKTEKFSSKVENEDENGISHSKGCYDFPSLTIADGISTEKKKIPNAPSWRFKGAKADPWQYEEKNVENHPKSHLPQLLDHCSLNSLSTSKRRRSTATKVAIKRTQQDEDETNEYCPSKRYLYHRKAGLTIPRSMGENLAHGCWHPLSPSVFKLRGENYFRDKKKHPAPNYSPYVPFGVDLFACPRKVHHIAQYLELPPVKAHHEVPSLLIVNVQLPAYPASMFLGESDGDGLSLVLYFRISENFEKETSVEFRESIKRFVADDMETVKGFGKESIIPFRERLKILVGVVNPEDLRLNPAEKKLLHAYNEKPVLSRPQHAFYKGASYFEIDLDVHRFSYISRKGLDAFRERLKYGILDLGLTIQAQKPEELPEKVLCGIRLNKIDFENHGQLPEIVIHGND; encoded by the exons ATGGGAGGATGCATCTCAATGCCCAAAAAAAGATTTAAATCAAGTGCTAAGTACTTCCGCAAGCCTAGGAAATTCCGGAGAAAGATTGCCTCTTCTGTTTCTGTTGCTCCTATAGAACAGTTCACGGGTGCAGAATTTGGCAGAAATCCTTCTCTGCCAGGATCTGTTTCAGGGAACAATGAGACACATGCAAGCACCAGCTGCAGACGGTCCGAGTTACCTAATCTGACGCTACATAGCACCCAGCCACAATGGGACCACAATCAAGTAATTAAAAATG GAGTGTTCCAAGAGGAGGCTTGGTTCGACTCTGTTAGTGCCCTTGATTCGGATTCAGATGAAGACTTCAGTAGCGTTCATGGAG ATTTTTTCCCTTCATTGAGCAATGCGACTGAAGACATACACATGAATCAAATGGCACAGCATGAAAACAATTCTTGGTTTGGCAGTGAGCACAGAAGTGACAAAAATTTCCAGACTATAGATTGTGGTAAAACTGAAAAGTTTTCTAGCAAGGTTGAAAATGAGGACGAAAATGGAATCTCCCATTCAAAAGGATGCTATGACTTTCCAAGCTTGACCATTGCGGATGGAATATCTACTGAGAAGAAGAAAATCCCAAATGCTCCATCTTGGAGATTCAAGGGTGCCAAAGCAGATCCCTGGCAATACGAGGAGAAAAATGTGGAGAATCATCCAAAGTCCCATTTGCCTCAGTTGCTTGACCATTGTTCGTTAAATTCATTATCAACTTCAAAAAGAAGAAGGTCAACAGCCACAAAAGTCGCCATTAAAAGGACACAGCAGGATGAAGATGAGACGAATGAATATT GTCCATCTAAGAGATATTTGTATCATCGCAAAGCAGGACTTACCATTCCACGTTCAATGGGCGAGAATCTAGCTCATGGATGCTGGCATCCTCTTTCACCTTCAGTCTTTAAGCTTAGGGGAGAGAACTATTTCAG AGATAAAAAGAAGCACCCTGCTCCTAATTACAGCCCTTATGttccttttggtgtggacttaTTTGCCTGCCCTCGGAAAGTACACCATATTGCTCAATACCTTGAACTTCCCCCTGTAAAAGCTCACCATGAAGTGCCATCATTGCTTATTGTAAATGTTCAG CTGCCAGCATATCCTGCTTCCATGTTCCTTGGTGAAAGTGATGGGGACGGACTGAGCCTTGTATTGTATTTCAGAATatcagaaaattttgaaaaagagacTTCTGTGGAGTTCCGAGAATCGATTAAG AGATTCGTGGCCGATGATATGGAAACTGTGAAAGGTTTTGGAAAAGAATCCATCATTCCTTTTAGAGAAAGACTAAAAATCTTGGTTGGTGTGGTTAATCCTGAAGATCTGAGGCTGAATCCTGCAGAAAAAAAGCTTTTACATGCTTATAACGAAAAGCCCGTGCTTTCACGTCCTCAACATGCTTTCTACAAG GGAGCCAGCTATTTTGAGATTGACCTCGATGTACACAGATTCAGCTACATATCGAGGAAAGGACTTGATGCATTTCGTGAAAGGTTGAAATATGGGATTCTTGATCTGGGGTTAACCATCCAG GCACAAAAACCTGAAGAGCTGCCGGAGAAAGTGCTGTGTGGCATTAGATTGAataaaattgattttgaaaatcaCGGCCAATTACCTGAAATTGTAATTCATGGCAATGATTGA
- the LOC113716514 gene encoding uncharacterized protein isoform X3, translating into MGGCISMPKKRFKSSAKYFRKPRKFRRKIASSVSVAPIEQFTGAEFGRNPSLPGSVSGNNETHASTSCRRSELPNLTLHSTQPQWDHNQVIKNGVFQEEAWFDSVSALDSDSDEDFSSVHGDFFPSLSNATEDIHMNQMAQHENNSWFGSEHRSDKNFQTIDCGKTEKFSSKVENEDENGISHSKGCYDFPSLTIADGISTEKKKIPNAPSWRFKGAKADPWQYEEKNVENHPKSHLPQLLDHCSLNSLSTSKRRRSTATKVAIKRTQQDEDETNEYCPSKRYLYHRKAGLTIPRSMGENLAHGCWHPLSPSVFKLRGENYFRDKKKHPAPNYSPYVPFGVDLFACPRKVHHIAQYLELPPVKAHHEVPSLLIVNVQLPAYPASMFLGESDGDGLSLVLYFRISENFEKETSVEFRESIKRFVADDMETVKGFGKESIIPFRERLKILVGVVNPEDLRLNPAEKKLLHAYNEKPVLSRPQHAFYKIQLHIEERT; encoded by the exons ATGGGAGGATGCATCTCAATGCCCAAAAAAAGATTTAAATCAAGTGCTAAGTACTTCCGCAAGCCTAGGAAATTCCGGAGAAAGATTGCCTCTTCTGTTTCTGTTGCTCCTATAGAACAGTTCACGGGTGCAGAATTTGGCAGAAATCCTTCTCTGCCAGGATCTGTTTCAGGGAACAATGAGACACATGCAAGCACCAGCTGCAGACGGTCCGAGTTACCTAATCTGACGCTACATAGCACCCAGCCACAATGGGACCACAATCAAGTAATTAAAAATG GAGTGTTCCAAGAGGAGGCTTGGTTCGACTCTGTTAGTGCCCTTGATTCGGATTCAGATGAAGACTTCAGTAGCGTTCATGGAG ATTTTTTCCCTTCATTGAGCAATGCGACTGAAGACATACACATGAATCAAATGGCACAGCATGAAAACAATTCTTGGTTTGGCAGTGAGCACAGAAGTGACAAAAATTTCCAGACTATAGATTGTGGTAAAACTGAAAAGTTTTCTAGCAAGGTTGAAAATGAGGACGAAAATGGAATCTCCCATTCAAAAGGATGCTATGACTTTCCAAGCTTGACCATTGCGGATGGAATATCTACTGAGAAGAAGAAAATCCCAAATGCTCCATCTTGGAGATTCAAGGGTGCCAAAGCAGATCCCTGGCAATACGAGGAGAAAAATGTGGAGAATCATCCAAAGTCCCATTTGCCTCAGTTGCTTGACCATTGTTCGTTAAATTCATTATCAACTTCAAAAAGAAGAAGGTCAACAGCCACAAAAGTCGCCATTAAAAGGACACAGCAGGATGAAGATGAGACGAATGAATATT GTCCATCTAAGAGATATTTGTATCATCGCAAAGCAGGACTTACCATTCCACGTTCAATGGGCGAGAATCTAGCTCATGGATGCTGGCATCCTCTTTCACCTTCAGTCTTTAAGCTTAGGGGAGAGAACTATTTCAG AGATAAAAAGAAGCACCCTGCTCCTAATTACAGCCCTTATGttccttttggtgtggacttaTTTGCCTGCCCTCGGAAAGTACACCATATTGCTCAATACCTTGAACTTCCCCCTGTAAAAGCTCACCATGAAGTGCCATCATTGCTTATTGTAAATGTTCAG CTGCCAGCATATCCTGCTTCCATGTTCCTTGGTGAAAGTGATGGGGACGGACTGAGCCTTGTATTGTATTTCAGAATatcagaaaattttgaaaaagagacTTCTGTGGAGTTCCGAGAATCGATTAAG AGATTCGTGGCCGATGATATGGAAACTGTGAAAGGTTTTGGAAAAGAATCCATCATTCCTTTTAGAGAAAGACTAAAAATCTTGGTTGGTGTGGTTAATCCTGAAGATCTGAGGCTGAATCCTGCAGAAAAAAAGCTTTTACATGCTTATAACGAAAAGCCCGTGCTTTCACGTCCTCAACATGCTTTCTACAAG ATTCAGCTACATATCGAGGAAAGGACTTGA
- the LOC113716514 gene encoding uncharacterized protein isoform X2 has protein sequence MGGCISMPKKRFKSSAKYFRKPRKFRRKIASSVSVAPIEQFTGAEFGRNPSLPGSVSGNNETHASTSCRRSELPNLTLHSTQPQWDHNQVIKNGVFQEEAWFDSVSALDSDSDEDFSSVHGDFFPSLSNATEDIHMNQMAQHENNSWFGSEHRSDKNFQTIDCGKTEKFSSKVENEDENGISHSKGCYDFPSLTIADGISTEKKKIPNAPSWRFKGAKADPWQYEEKNVENHPKSHLPQLLDHCSLNSLSTSKRRRSTATKVAIKRTQQDEDETNEYCPSKRYLYHRKAGLTIPRSMGENLAHGCWHPLSPSVFKLRGENYFRDKKKHPAPNYSPYVPFGVDLFACPRKVHHIAQYLELPPVKAHHEVPSLLIVNVQLPAYPASMFLGESDGDGLSLVLYFRISENFEKETSVEFRESIKRFVADDMETVKGFGKESIIPFRERLKILVGVVNPEDLRLNPAEKKLLHAYNEKPVLSRPQHAFYKLQYMQFNSIGMCWSGRPRKNFPR, from the exons ATGGGAGGATGCATCTCAATGCCCAAAAAAAGATTTAAATCAAGTGCTAAGTACTTCCGCAAGCCTAGGAAATTCCGGAGAAAGATTGCCTCTTCTGTTTCTGTTGCTCCTATAGAACAGTTCACGGGTGCAGAATTTGGCAGAAATCCTTCTCTGCCAGGATCTGTTTCAGGGAACAATGAGACACATGCAAGCACCAGCTGCAGACGGTCCGAGTTACCTAATCTGACGCTACATAGCACCCAGCCACAATGGGACCACAATCAAGTAATTAAAAATG GAGTGTTCCAAGAGGAGGCTTGGTTCGACTCTGTTAGTGCCCTTGATTCGGATTCAGATGAAGACTTCAGTAGCGTTCATGGAG ATTTTTTCCCTTCATTGAGCAATGCGACTGAAGACATACACATGAATCAAATGGCACAGCATGAAAACAATTCTTGGTTTGGCAGTGAGCACAGAAGTGACAAAAATTTCCAGACTATAGATTGTGGTAAAACTGAAAAGTTTTCTAGCAAGGTTGAAAATGAGGACGAAAATGGAATCTCCCATTCAAAAGGATGCTATGACTTTCCAAGCTTGACCATTGCGGATGGAATATCTACTGAGAAGAAGAAAATCCCAAATGCTCCATCTTGGAGATTCAAGGGTGCCAAAGCAGATCCCTGGCAATACGAGGAGAAAAATGTGGAGAATCATCCAAAGTCCCATTTGCCTCAGTTGCTTGACCATTGTTCGTTAAATTCATTATCAACTTCAAAAAGAAGAAGGTCAACAGCCACAAAAGTCGCCATTAAAAGGACACAGCAGGATGAAGATGAGACGAATGAATATT GTCCATCTAAGAGATATTTGTATCATCGCAAAGCAGGACTTACCATTCCACGTTCAATGGGCGAGAATCTAGCTCATGGATGCTGGCATCCTCTTTCACCTTCAGTCTTTAAGCTTAGGGGAGAGAACTATTTCAG AGATAAAAAGAAGCACCCTGCTCCTAATTACAGCCCTTATGttccttttggtgtggacttaTTTGCCTGCCCTCGGAAAGTACACCATATTGCTCAATACCTTGAACTTCCCCCTGTAAAAGCTCACCATGAAGTGCCATCATTGCTTATTGTAAATGTTCAG CTGCCAGCATATCCTGCTTCCATGTTCCTTGGTGAAAGTGATGGGGACGGACTGAGCCTTGTATTGTATTTCAGAATatcagaaaattttgaaaaagagacTTCTGTGGAGTTCCGAGAATCGATTAAG AGATTCGTGGCCGATGATATGGAAACTGTGAAAGGTTTTGGAAAAGAATCCATCATTCCTTTTAGAGAAAGACTAAAAATCTTGGTTGGTGTGGTTAATCCTGAAGATCTGAGGCTGAATCCTGCAGAAAAAAAGCTTTTACATGCTTATAACGAAAAGCCCGTGCTTTCACGTCCTCAACATGCTTTCTACAAG CTCCAATATATGCAGTTCAATTCAATAGGAATGTGCTGGTCTGGTCGTCCACGAAAAAACTTCCCCAGATGA